The genomic DNA CGCCCGGGGGGGGCCCACTGGCTGGCGGATGAACCGCGAGCTCAGCCAGCGGGTGCGATCCACACTCAACAGCGTTGTCCTCCGCCTCGTGGCGAAGCAGAAGCCCGGGGAAGCCCTGAAGCTGCTGGAGACCGGGCTGGCGTCGCTGGGCCCGAACGGCACGAGCGCGCTCCCTTCGAGCATGCCTGCCGGACAGGTCGCCGTGCGTTACGCAGTGATCGGGGACACGCTGCTCGCCTGGACGCTGACCAGCGGCGGCCTTCAGGTCGCGAAGACACCGGTCCGCGGGCGCGACCTGGCCCAGCGCGCCAAGCACGCGCGCGACGCGCTGCAGCACCGGGATGACAACGCTGCCGGCCCGGATCTGGAGATTCTGTACGACTGGCTGATCCGTCCCATCGAGGCGAGGCTGGCCGCGCCCGACACCTCCCTCGTCATCATCCCGGACGGCGCGGTGGCCGGAGCGCCTTTCCTGGCGTTGAGGGACCGGCAGACGGGCGAGTACTTCATCCAACGTCATGCGGTCCGCCTCGCCGCAACGATAGCGCAGGCGGGCGAAGCCGCTCCCGACTCATCATCCGGCGACACCGTGGTGGTCGTGCTGGATCCCGCGTTCGACCGGCAGCTGTATCCCCGGCTGCGCCTGCTTCCCGGTGCGCGGCAGGAATCGGCGGCCGTCCGCGGCTGGGCAGCCGGGCGCCCGCTCGTCTCGCTGGCGGCGGCCAATGCCAGCGCGAGCGCCCTCTCCGCCCTGCTGCCGCGCGCGTCGGTGCTGCACTTCGCGGGGCACGCCATCTCCAACGAGGACGAGCCGGGCAGCTCGTTCCTCGTGCTCGCGTCGGGCCGGGGGGAGCCGGATGCCGGCCGGCTCACCGCTGCGCAGATCGCCGGGATGAAGCTCGACGGCCTTGACCTCGTCGTGCTCTCCGCCTGCTCCACGCTGAACGACGCGAGGGGCGGAGCGGCCGGGTTCACCGGCCTCGGAGGGGCATTCCTCAGCGCGGGGGCGCGTGGAGTGATCGGGAGTCTGTGGCAGGTGAACGACGATCGGACCAGCCTGCTGATGCAGGAGTTCTATGCGAAGTACCGCACGAACCGCGATGCTTCATCGGCACTGCGCCAGGCGCAGATCGAGATGCTGAGATCCAACGACGCGCGGAAGAACTCGCCGGCGTCGTGGGGCGGATTCGAGTACGCGGGGCGCTGACCTCCCGCAGGCTCAAAACGAAAAAGGGGCGATCCCGGCACGGATCGCCCCTTTCAGCGTCCACTAGAGGAAACGGAAAAGCAGAGTCCCGGTCCGTCGAAGTACTGCGACGCCAGACGGAGGCAGTTCGGCGGATCGCGGATCATCCCCATGACTGCGGAGGAATCAATGTCGTTCACCCTGAGAGTGTCGTTCCACGGCATGTGCCTGTTCGTACGCGACGGAACGCAGGCGCTGCACGTGCTGATGCCCGCCACGGGCGGCGCGGAAGAAGGCGACGGCTGCGGCTGCGTGGAGCAGCACTCGCCGCGGCTGATCTTCGACAGCGCGTACCTCCGCCCGCAGCAGACGGGGCTGGATGACGCGCTGGTGCACTGCTCGATGCTGAACAAGGCGCTGGAGTTTCCGCAGGCGGGGAACGCGCTCGACAACACGCTCCCGGCGGGGCTCGCGAAGGTGGGGGAGGTACGCGCGGACGTACTCGACGGCACGAACACCGACCTCGTGTCCGCGCGCGTGCTGCTGCGCAACGGCAGCCTGAGCGACTACGCGAAGGGCGACTGCTGGACTTGGCAGGGGCAGCTCCAGCGCCTGAGCCACATCATCGAGTGGAGCATCACGGACGTGCCGGGCGACTCGCTCTCACTGTCGCTGCAGGGGCTGAGCGGCGCGTTCGCCGGGAGCGTGCCGACGCTTCACCCCGTCGACGGCGTGGTGGAGGTCGAGGTGTGGCACGCACCGCATACCGAGCTGCCGCCGGACTACATCATCCCGCCTCCGCCCGCCGCGCGCGGCGGCGCCCAGCACTTCTCCAGCTACGGCAAGCTGCTGCAGGCTGGCACGGTCGATCTTCCGGAGTACGAGCCGGATGCCTGCCTTCCCATCACCAATCCCGGGAAGTACGACGACGGGCCGAAGAGTTCCGTGACCTACTCGTGCGTGAGCGCCGAGGGGTTCAAGCCCTGAGCGCTCACCCCACCTCGCTCAGGAGATCGTCGAGGGCCTTCTGAAGCGCGGGCCAGTCCGGGGTGCGCTTGTCGCGGAGCGCCCCCCGGGCACGGCCGATCGCATCGTGAGCCGGCCCGTTCAACCCGTCACCCGCATCTCCCTCCAGGTACTTCCGCATCCGGCGGTTGGAGAAGAATGCCGCGTCCTGCTCTTTCGCCGCGACGCGTGCGGTCTCGATCCACCGGCCCAGTACCACCCTGTCCCGCTGAAGTAGATCCTCCGCACGCGCGATGCGCTGCTGCACCAGCGCGAGCGACGCCGTATCCTGTCGTCGCGCCAGCGTTCGAAACGTCTCTGCCTCACTGGGGGCGCCGTCCGGTCCCTCGAGCACGCCCGCCACGCTATCGGCGAATGCGGAGATTCGCGTGCGATCTCCGGCGCGCGCGGAAAGCTCCAGGTCCGCCGCGAACACGCCGAAGCGGACCGACGTCGCCCCGGGCCCGAGCGCGGTTTCGTCGCCACGGGTGAGCGATCCCGCCGCCACCAGGCCCACAGGCACACCGCGCTCCGGGTGCGAGAGCGCCGCGACGGGTGAAAACTCTTCCGACCCGCGCGTGAGCAGCAGCCCGCCGCCGATCGCCAGCACGGCCACCGCGGCCGCGGAAAGCACGGCCGGGCGGCGCCACACCGGCGGCCGGTGGAACTTCCGCGGCTCGGCCTCGGCCGGTCGCGGCGTGGTGATGGGGATCACACCGGCGGCGCGGTCCTCCTCCTCCAGCTCGGCGGTGATCCCGGCGGAGTCCAGGAGGAGCTCGAGATCGTCCCGCGAAAGTCCCAGCTCCGCCAGCAGCGCGGCACGCTCCTCCTCGCCGAGTTTTCCATCGAGGAGGGCCGCGATCCTCTCATCGTTCGTCAGGGGTTCCATCCATCCCTCCGGTCGTGGGGCTTTACGAGGTTGGACGGGCACGTCCGACGATTGTCGCACCCGGGACGGTTTTCATTCGTCGTCATCGATGAGCCCGGGAAGCCGGTCCTTCGAGATTCCTGAGGCTTCGAGCGAACGTCTCAGGTGCGCGTGGATCCGGTCGAGACGGCGGTACAGCGGCTTCTGCTCGATGCGCAGCGCTCGCGCGATGTCCGCAACCGTGGAGCCTGCCCAGTACCGCATCTTCACGATCTCCCGGTCCTCCTCGGGAAGCCCTTCCATCGCGGTGGCGAGCAGCGCCCAGACCGCGTCGCGCTCGTGTTGTGCTTCCGCCTCCAGCAGCGTGCCGTCGGCCCGCTCGGACGAAGTCGCCGTCGCGAGCGGGGCATCGCCCACGGCCCTGGGACGGCCCCGTTCCGCCGACGGAAGCTCGCCCAGCAACTTCAGGGCATCGCGGTCGGAGAGGTCCGGCTCGCCGCGCGCTCGCAGCGTTTCGGCCGCCTGCAACGGTGTGAGCCGGTCGCGGCGCACCAGCCGTTCCAGGCTGATTGCCACCGGGCCTTTGCGGCGCGCGGCCGCAGACGGGCGCCAGCGCCCCAGCTGCGACACGCGGTAGTCCTGATACAGCCGGTTGATGACGACCGTGAGATAGGTGGTGATCAGGCTTTCGCCCCGGAACTTCCGCAGCGTGGCGTAGTCGTCCTCGATGAGCTTGAGCTTCACCCACGACGCGAACTCGTCGGCCTCGTCGGAGCTCAGCCCCTGCCGCCGGGCGATGGCGGCCGTGACCCGGTCGATCCAGGCGAGGTGGCTCACGAGGAGCTCTGAGTAGTCGTCCTGCCGTTCGGGCATCGTCGTGGGCACGCCGGAGCGGGGAGCGCGGTGAACTTCTGCGCGCGGGGATCTGTCCGGGACAGTTCGCGTAACGTATCACCACGTCGAAGTGGCATCAAGCCAACGGGTTTGCGAATTTCCGCGCCCACGGCCGTCCAACCGGTGCCGCACGGTATTCGCCAACTCCCGAACCGGAATCCGGACCATGGCCGCTCGAGGCATCTCCCTGCACATCGGCGTGAACCACCCCGACCCGAAGCTCTTCCGCGAACTCCGCCCGCTGCGCGCGTGCGAGAACGACGCGCACGCGATGGAGGCGCTCGCCCGCGAGCAGCGGTTCGACACACGGTGGACCCTCACCGGCGAGGCGGCGACGGAACCGCAGGCGAAAGAGAAGATCCGCGACGCGGCGGGTCTGGTCGGGAGCGACGGGCTCTTCCTGCTCACCTTCTCCGGCCACGGGAGCCGCGTGGCCGACCAGGACGGCGACGAGGGCGACGGCTACGACGAGACGTGGTGCCTGTTCGACGGGGAGCTGGTGGACGACGACCTGTTCCGCCTCTGGGGCGAGTTTCCGCGTGGTGCGCGCATCGTCGTCCTCTCCGACAGCTGCCACAGCGGAACGGTGATCCGGACGGGCGAACGGAAGGACGGGGCGGCCGCGCGCGACCGCGCGCCCGTGCTCCGCGGCGGCCAGCGTCGGGAAATGCCCGAGGCCCGCTGCCGTCCACCCGGCGTGGGCCGGCGCTTCGCGGACGGGACGGTGGCGGAGGTCGGCGCGAGCGTGCTCCTTCTTTCCGCCGCGCTTGACAGCCAGACGGCGGCGGACGGCCCACGCTACGGCGCGTTCACCGGGGCGCTGCTGGAGGCGTGGGATGGAGGCGGTTTCACCGGGACGTACGGCGACCTGCAGGCCCGCATCTACCAGGGCGTGAGGCGGCGGCGTCTCACGCAGGAGCCGGGGCTGGAGCGGGCGGGGGTGCGCAACGACGACTTCGAGGCGCAGCGGCCCTTCACCATCGAGCCGCCGCCGGCCGGGATCGTGCGCCACGGGTGAGCCCGGTTCACCCCTCCCTCGCCAAACGCGGGCGGGCGTGTATATTGTGCGCCCGCCCGCTCGTTGTCCCGCGGGCCCTCAATCAACAGCCTGAACGAAGACCGACGATGATCATCGGGGTCCCGAAGGAAATCAAGACGAACGAGAACCGCATCGCCCTTGTCCCGGCGGGCGCCGAGGCGCTGGTGCAGGCCGGCCACACCGTGCTGGTGGAGCGCGGCGGCGGGGTGGGAAGCGGCTTCGAGGACGAGCAGTACGTGGCCGCCGGCGCGCAGATGCTGGACGTGGAAGACGTCTGGGCGCGCGCCGAGATGATCATGAAGGTGAAGGAGCCGATCCCGGTGGAGTACCCGCGGATCCGCGAGAACCAGGTGCTCTTCACCTACTTCCACTTCGCCGCCGACGAGACGCTGACGCGCGCCATCATCGACACCAAGTGCGTGGCCATCGCCTACGAGACGGTGCAG from Longimicrobium sp. includes the following:
- a CDS encoding RNA polymerase sigma factor, whose translation is MPERQDDYSELLVSHLAWIDRVTAAIARRQGLSSDEADEFASWVKLKLIEDDYATLRKFRGESLITTYLTVVINRLYQDYRVSQLGRWRPSAAARRKGPVAISLERLVRRDRLTPLQAAETLRARGEPDLSDRDALKLLGELPSAERGRPRAVGDAPLATATSSERADGTLLEAEAQHERDAVWALLATAMEGLPEEDREIVKMRYWAGSTVADIARALRIEQKPLYRRLDRIHAHLRRSLEASGISKDRLPGLIDDDE
- a CDS encoding caspase family protein, which produces MAARGISLHIGVNHPDPKLFRELRPLRACENDAHAMEALAREQRFDTRWTLTGEAATEPQAKEKIRDAAGLVGSDGLFLLTFSGHGSRVADQDGDEGDGYDETWCLFDGELVDDDLFRLWGEFPRGARIVVLSDSCHSGTVIRTGERKDGAAARDRAPVLRGGQRREMPEARCRPPGVGRRFADGTVAEVGASVLLLSAALDSQTAADGPRYGAFTGALLEAWDGGGFTGTYGDLQARIYQGVRRRRLTQEPGLERAGVRNDDFEAQRPFTIEPPPAGIVRHG